The following proteins are co-located in the Bacteroidales bacterium genome:
- the miaA gene encoding tRNA (adenosine(37)-N6)-dimethylallyltransferase MiaA has protein sequence MYDILVVTGPTASGKTSLAVALASRVGGEIISADSRQVYRGMNLGTGKDYDDYLINGSVIPYHLIDIADPGYKYNVFEYQRDFNKVYTNLKSRKVFPVVCGGSGMYADSIISGYKMVEVPPDSGLRAELEKKSLEELRDILSTYKSLHNITDIDTKKRVIRAIEIEHFNSNRLSKKGIFPKLNPLIVGILFDRDCRRKRITERLKQRLDAGMVDEVKLLIENGVDTDTLLYYGLEYKYITLYLTGKLTYEKMVTDLEIAIHQFAKRQMTWFRGMEKRGTVIHWLDGNMPLEEKLSKVIDLLI, from the coding sequence ATCTATGATATTTTAGTTGTTACCGGACCTACTGCATCCGGCAAAACATCCCTTGCCGTAGCTCTTGCCAGCAGAGTCGGTGGTGAAATCATAAGCGCTGATTCGCGCCAGGTCTACAGGGGCATGAACCTAGGTACAGGGAAGGATTACGATGATTATTTAATTAACGGGAGTGTCATTCCATACCATCTGATAGATATCGCCGACCCTGGTTATAAGTATAATGTCTTTGAATATCAGCGCGATTTTAATAAAGTGTATACAAATTTGAAGTCGAGGAAGGTATTTCCTGTTGTTTGCGGTGGTTCGGGAATGTATGCCGATAGCATTATCTCAGGTTATAAAATGGTAGAAGTGCCACCTGACAGTGGGCTCAGGGCTGAACTCGAGAAAAAATCTTTAGAAGAACTCAGAGATATCCTGTCGACTTATAAAAGTCTTCATAACATTACTGATATAGATACAAAGAAGCGTGTTATCAGGGCTATCGAAATTGAACATTTCAATAGTAACAGACTGTCTAAAAAAGGTATATTCCCAAAACTTAATCCTCTGATAGTAGGCATTTTGTTTGACAGAGACTGCAGGAGAAAACGAATTACAGAACGCCTTAAGCAAAGACTTGATGCCGGAATGGTTGATGAGGTAAAGCTGCTGATTGAAAATGGTGTCGATACTGATACACTTCTTTATTATGGATTGGAATATAAGTACATAACTCTCTATCTGACAGGTAAGTTAACTTATGAAAAGATGGTTACTGATCTTGAAATTGCGATTCATCAGTTTGCCAAGAGGCAGATGACCTGGTTCAGGGGCATGGAGAAGAGGGGCACAGTAATCCACTGGCTTGATGGAAACATGCCATTGGAGGAGAAACTATCTAAAGTAATTGATTTGTTAATCTAA
- a CDS encoding YIP1 family protein, whose product MNYKFFLSGLRNIIFSPVKAWETIDSENKSVKATRDNFLFPLIILVTISAIAGSLLFTNTELSPVYSIFTGIKWFLVFFVTIYLTSFILGEITFPLDLGKDFSVSFRLIAYSLAPFILCQILSRLFESLLFVNIIGLYGLYIFWTGAEKLLNPPQYKKMPLLIATTITLGVIYVGTSVLLSMLVDKVYYSFFA is encoded by the coding sequence ATGAATTACAAATTCTTCCTTTCCGGATTAAGAAATATTATATTTTCTCCTGTAAAAGCATGGGAAACAATTGATTCAGAGAATAAATCTGTGAAAGCCACCAGGGATAATTTTTTATTTCCCCTGATTATTTTAGTAACTATATCAGCAATTGCCGGCTCCCTCCTTTTTACAAACACTGAATTATCTCCTGTATATTCAATATTTACTGGGATTAAATGGTTCCTTGTGTTCTTTGTAACTATCTATCTGACTTCATTTATATTAGGTGAGATCACATTCCCGCTTGACCTTGGAAAAGATTTTTCAGTCTCATTCAGACTAATTGCATACTCACTTGCTCCCTTTATTTTATGCCAGATACTTAGCCGGCTGTTCGAGTCACTGCTCTTTGTAAATATTATTGGACTATACGGACTTTATATATTCTGGACAGGCGCTGAAAAGCTATTAAATCCTCCTCAGTATAAAAAAATGCCATTGCTTATTGCAACAACAATTACTCTGGGCGTGATTTATGTCGGGACAAGTGTGCTGCTCAGTATGCTTGTTGATAAGGTTTACTACTCATTTTTTGCTTAA
- the smpB gene encoding SsrA-binding protein SmpB codes for MKGGTGNIVIKNKKASHDYEFLEKFIAGIKLTGTEIKSIRLGKATISDTYCLFENGEMYLRGMHISEYWWGNLNNHDPIRDRKLLLNKKELRKIERKVKETGLTIIVIKVFINDRGLAKAEIAISKGKKEYDKRETLKRKDATREMDRMRKV; via the coding sequence ATGAAAGGGGGAACCGGAAATATTGTAATAAAGAATAAAAAGGCTTCTCACGATTATGAGTTCCTGGAGAAATTCATTGCCGGTATCAAGCTTACAGGGACTGAAATTAAATCAATAAGGCTTGGTAAAGCAACAATTTCAGATACATATTGCCTTTTCGAAAACGGAGAAATGTATCTCAGGGGGATGCATATATCAGAATACTGGTGGGGAAATCTCAATAATCATGATCCAATCCGCGACAGGAAACTGCTTCTTAACAAGAAGGAATTAAGAAAGATAGAAAGAAAAGTAAAGGAAACCGGGCTTACAATTATTGTAATTAAAGTCTTTATCAACGACAGAGGTCTTGCAAAAGCTGAAATAGCAATATCCAAGGGGAAAAAGGAATACGACAAACGCGAAACCCTCAAGCGCAAGGATGCAACCCGTGAAATGGACAGAATGAGAAAAGTCTGA
- a CDS encoding TIGR00730 family Rossman fold protein has product MEKPADLIKDAFTEKTWHEIHTTDSWRVFKIISELVEGFEKLARIGPCVSIFGSARTHYNDKYYKLAEDIAFKLTQNGYGVITGGGPGIMEAANKGARRGNGKSVGINIDLPFEQHANPFIDNDKLITFDHFFVRKVMFMKYSQGFIVLPGGFGTFDELFEAITLIQTRKIGKFPIILVGKKYWSGLVEWIKAEMLESEHTISPADLDLFTLVDTSDEAVEYIVKFYSRYLLSPNF; this is encoded by the coding sequence ATGGAGAAACCAGCAGACCTTATTAAAGATGCGTTTACCGAGAAGACATGGCATGAGATTCATACAACTGATTCATGGAGGGTATTTAAGATTATATCTGAACTGGTCGAAGGTTTTGAAAAACTTGCACGTATAGGTCCTTGTGTCTCTATTTTTGGCTCAGCACGAACACATTACAATGACAAATACTATAAACTTGCAGAAGACATTGCATTTAAACTTACCCAGAATGGTTACGGGGTAATAACCGGTGGTGGCCCCGGTATTATGGAAGCTGCCAACAAAGGAGCCAGACGAGGAAATGGAAAGTCGGTAGGTATAAATATCGACTTGCCGTTCGAACAGCATGCCAATCCTTTCATTGATAATGACAAGCTCATTACTTTTGACCATTTTTTTGTAAGGAAAGTGATGTTCATGAAATATTCCCAGGGATTTATAGTACTTCCCGGAGGATTCGGAACTTTTGACGAACTTTTCGAAGCTATAACCCTTATTCAGACACGGAAAATTGGAAAATTCCCGATCATACTTGTTGGAAAAAAATACTGGAGCGGACTTGTAGAATGGATAAAAGCAGAAATGCTTGAATCAGAGCATACTATCTCACCGGCAGATCTTGATCTGTTCACTCTTGTTGATACTTCAGATGAGGCTGTGGAATATATTGTGAAATTCTACTCAAGGTACCTGCTAAGTCCAAACTTCTGA
- the uvrA gene encoding excinuclease ABC subunit UvrA, which translates to MSEEINVLGARVHNLQNIDVTIPRNKLVVITGLSGSGKSSLAFDTIYAEGQRRYMETLSAYARQFLGGMERPDVDKITGLSPVISIEQKTTNKNPRSTVGTITDIYDFLRLLYARAGEAYSYASGEKMVRYTDEQILELVKTRFAGKKVYFLSPVVKGRKGHYKELFEQLRRKGFLNVRINNEIKELTPGIKLDRYKTHFIELVIDKFRVGETTDKRLHDSILMALDQGEGIMMVLDPENNEPRYFSRHLMCPVTGLSYNEPAPHTFSFNSPQGACPHCNGLGEVSTIDEDKLIPDKELSIRKGGIEPLGKYRNIWIFWQIEAIAEKNGFTLDTPIKDIPQDVLNKVLYGSDEVLKLSNTPLGMSSNYFLTFEGVVNFVGNIEVVNGQKSGSRIKDQYVQYNVCPECNGTRLKKESLYFRIADKNIGELSAMDIKDLSAFLDGIEERMTGKQKQIAAEILKEIRARLGFLLEVGLEYLSLNRGSRTLSGGESQRIRLATQIGSRLVNVLYILDEPSIGLHQRDNRRLIEALKQLRDAGNSVIVVEHDKEMILSADYVIDMGPGAGRHGGLVVGHGRPEELMKTDTLTASYLNNKKRFNIPDVRRKGNGKSLVLTGATGHNLNNVDIILPLGTMICITGVSGSGKSSLINQTLHPALAKKFHHAGQSPLPYKDLSGLEYLDKVIEVNQSPIGKTPRSNPATYTGVFTDIRKLFEQTTEAKIRGFGAGRFSFNVKGGRCEGCEGAGMKTIEMNFLPDVYIHCTECNGKRYNRETLEVKYKGQSISDVLEMTVNMAVEYFANVPSIFHKIKTLQDVGLGYIKLGQQSTTLSGGEAQRVKLATELARRDTGKTLYILDEPTTGLHFEDVRVLLDVLNKLVDRGNTVIVIEHNLDVVKMADYIIDLGKEGGKAGGNILFSGSPEDLARCKESYTGKYLSPELKR; encoded by the coding sequence ATGAGTGAGGAGATTAATGTACTTGGTGCCCGGGTACATAATTTACAGAATATTGATGTAACAATTCCGCGTAATAAGCTGGTTGTAATAACCGGACTGAGCGGAAGTGGTAAATCTTCACTTGCCTTTGATACTATCTATGCTGAAGGGCAGAGGCGTTATATGGAAACCCTTTCAGCATATGCGCGGCAGTTCCTGGGTGGTATGGAACGTCCCGATGTTGATAAGATAACAGGCTTAAGCCCTGTAATTTCAATCGAACAGAAAACCACAAACAAGAATCCCCGGTCTACAGTCGGTACTATTACTGATATTTACGATTTCCTTCGTCTTCTTTATGCCAGGGCAGGTGAGGCTTATTCCTATGCATCAGGTGAAAAGATGGTAAGGTATACCGATGAGCAGATCCTTGAACTGGTAAAGACCCGGTTCGCTGGCAAAAAAGTATATTTCCTTTCTCCTGTTGTAAAGGGCCGAAAAGGTCATTACAAGGAGTTGTTTGAACAGCTGAGGCGAAAGGGTTTCCTTAATGTCCGTATTAATAATGAAATAAAGGAACTTACGCCCGGGATTAAACTCGACAGGTACAAAACTCACTTTATTGAGCTTGTAATAGACAAATTCAGGGTAGGCGAAACAACAGATAAACGGCTTCACGACTCAATCCTTATGGCTCTCGATCAGGGCGAAGGGATTATGATGGTACTCGACCCTGAAAATAATGAACCCCGCTATTTCAGCCGGCATCTGATGTGCCCTGTAACTGGTTTATCATATAATGAACCTGCCCCTCATACTTTTTCTTTTAACTCCCCGCAGGGTGCCTGCCCTCACTGCAATGGTCTCGGAGAGGTATCAACTATAGATGAGGATAAACTTATCCCCGATAAAGAACTCAGCATACGAAAGGGGGGCATTGAACCTCTCGGTAAATACAGAAACATTTGGATCTTCTGGCAGATAGAAGCCATAGCAGAAAAAAACGGATTTACTCTCGATACTCCAATAAAGGATATTCCTCAGGATGTCTTAAATAAAGTTCTCTATGGCTCCGATGAGGTACTTAAGCTTTCAAATACTCCGCTTGGAATGAGTTCAAACTACTTCCTTACATTCGAAGGTGTGGTTAATTTTGTTGGTAATATCGAAGTTGTAAACGGACAAAAAAGCGGCTCAAGAATTAAAGATCAGTATGTTCAGTACAATGTTTGTCCCGAATGCAATGGAACGCGTCTGAAAAAAGAGTCTCTCTACTTCAGAATAGCTGATAAAAACATTGGTGAACTCTCTGCAATGGATATTAAAGATCTTTCAGCATTTCTCGATGGTATAGAGGAGAGGATGACAGGGAAGCAGAAACAGATAGCGGCAGAGATACTTAAAGAAATAAGGGCGAGACTTGGATTTCTTCTGGAAGTTGGATTGGAATACCTTTCACTTAACAGAGGGTCAAGGACTCTTTCCGGTGGAGAGAGTCAGAGGATAAGACTGGCAACCCAGATCGGATCGAGACTTGTAAATGTCCTCTATATACTCGATGAGCCGAGTATAGGATTGCACCAGAGAGATAACAGAAGACTGATTGAGGCTCTCAAGCAGCTGCGAGATGCCGGTAATTCTGTAATCGTCGTGGAGCACGATAAAGAGATGATCCTTTCAGCTGACTATGTGATTGATATGGGTCCGGGTGCAGGTCGTCACGGCGGACTGGTAGTCGGACACGGCCGGCCTGAAGAGTTAATGAAAACGGATACACTTACAGCATCATACCTGAACAATAAAAAGAGATTCAATATACCTGATGTCAGGAGAAAAGGTAATGGTAAATCGCTTGTACTTACCGGGGCAACCGGACATAATCTTAATAATGTTGATATAATCCTGCCATTGGGTACCATGATCTGCATCACCGGTGTCTCAGGCAGTGGTAAATCATCTTTGATCAACCAGACGCTTCATCCTGCTCTGGCAAAGAAATTTCATCATGCAGGTCAGTCTCCTTTGCCTTATAAAGATTTATCCGGACTGGAATACCTGGATAAGGTGATCGAGGTTAATCAGTCACCTATCGGCAAAACGCCCCGTTCAAATCCGGCAACATATACAGGTGTCTTTACAGATATAAGGAAGCTTTTTGAGCAGACAACTGAGGCTAAGATCAGGGGATTCGGCGCAGGAAGATTTTCATTTAATGTCAAAGGAGGAAGATGCGAAGGTTGTGAAGGGGCGGGGATGAAGACAATTGAAATGAATTTTCTTCCTGATGTGTATATACATTGTACCGAGTGTAACGGGAAACGATATAACAGAGAGACACTGGAAGTTAAGTATAAAGGTCAGTCAATAAGCGATGTGCTGGAAATGACTGTAAATATGGCAGTTGAGTATTTTGCTAATGTCCCGTCGATATTTCACAAAATAAAAACACTTCAGGATGTCGGACTGGGATATATTAAACTGGGGCAGCAATCTACAACTCTTTCAGGGGGGGAAGCACAGCGGGTAAAACTGGCGACAGAACTGGCACGGCGCGATACAGGGAAGACGCTTTATATTCTGGATGAGCCTACAACCGGTCTTCACTTTGAGGATGTCAGAGTTCTTCTGGATGTGCTGAATAAACTTGTTGACAGGGGAAATACAGTTATAGTAATTGAACACAATCTTGATGTTGTGAAGATGGCTGATTATATAATAGACCTCGGTAAAGAGGGTGGTAAAGCCGGCGGGAATATCCTCTTTTCAGGATCACCGGAAGATCTTGCCCGATGTAAAGAAAGCTATACCGGAAAATATCTTTCTCCGGAACTTAAAAGATAA
- a CDS encoding lytic transglycosylase domain-containing protein, whose protein sequence is MHRKTIFTAFTILFSAIIILSVVFGFKGFGRSSSIMSEQFDTVYSIQSFKLPENVTFAGERMPLENFDTRESLEREILTSAYRHSSTIMIIKRANRYLPVIEKILKENNIPDDFKYLVAAESEYSNMISPAGATGFWQIMPETGKEEGMEINTVVDERYNVEKSTQFACDYFKRSYERYGNWTLAAASYNGGRAGLDEQINIQKQNNYYDLLLNEETARYIFRAVAYKLVINDPVAYGFDLSKDDLYPELKYYEVKVDSAVTNFSDFAEKYGTNYKMLKFLNPWLRKPFLTSRPNKTYLIKIPAEGMRSIEKTEVLN, encoded by the coding sequence ATGCACAGGAAAACAATATTTACAGCTTTCACAATTTTATTTTCTGCAATAATAATTCTCTCAGTTGTATTTGGATTTAAGGGATTCGGGAGAAGCAGCAGCATTATGTCGGAACAGTTCGATACTGTGTATTCTATCCAGTCTTTTAAATTGCCCGAGAATGTAACATTCGCCGGGGAAAGGATGCCTCTTGAAAATTTTGACACCAGGGAGAGCCTTGAACGTGAAATCCTTACCAGTGCATACAGGCACTCTTCTACTATAATGATAATCAAAAGGGCAAACCGGTATCTTCCGGTTATAGAAAAGATCCTGAAGGAAAATAATATACCTGACGATTTTAAATATCTTGTTGCTGCAGAAAGTGAATACAGTAACATGATCTCTCCTGCCGGAGCAACAGGATTCTGGCAGATAATGCCTGAAACAGGAAAAGAGGAGGGGATGGAGATAAATACTGTTGTTGATGAAAGATACAATGTCGAGAAATCAACTCAGTTTGCCTGTGATTACTTCAAAAGGTCATATGAGAGATATGGCAACTGGACATTAGCTGCCGCATCTTATAACGGTGGCAGAGCTGGTCTTGATGAGCAGATTAATATTCAGAAGCAGAATAACTATTATGATCTTCTATTAAATGAAGAGACTGCAAGATACATCTTCAGGGCGGTGGCCTATAAGCTTGTTATAAACGATCCTGTTGCTTATGGTTTTGATCTGAGCAAGGATGACCTTTACCCGGAACTAAAATATTACGAAGTTAAAGTTGATAGTGCAGTCACAAATTTCTCTGATTTTGCTGAAAAATACGGTACTAACTACAAGATGCTGAAGTTTCTTAATCCCTGGCTCAGAAAGCCATTTCTGACTTCCAGACCTAATAAGACATATCTTATCAAAATTCCTGCGGAAGGGATGAGAAGTATTGAAAAAACAGAAGTTCTAAATTAA
- a CDS encoding outer membrane beta-barrel protein: protein MDDRNANIDLVFRNGLKDYEVLPPPEVWDQIQPAIKGHAPRYIFLKSAAAVALLSAISFFAYRAGQQTVVFPEFSSVAMNVEAATPVFVRKEDPSQEIKIVTARPEILIAQSNIAPESESLQAGNENEAQLFDISNLQMDNTLLTDRSSLQQEPAFIDIAGLPARTFVVEEIEPAYMPDVSSVKDTKRWSIGALASPTVNSRVITNKNDLTEMLAASENSLPSYSGGVAVSYKLNKRFTVQAGLYYSSLGQKLEGIGTFSGFEQYDYTKGANNFDVLTTSGIVKGNNSDVFMIAPGKVDRIQTLYTNDVFDPLKANLKVINNNLFQKFSFLELPVVLRYKFVDKTVDLNLVGGLSYNMLLDNSVFTFNDGEKYFVGETAGLNPVSVSSSLGMGVEYSFSEKLSFNIEPTLRYYINPFTNMSGSESHPYSFGLFSGLSYKF from the coding sequence ATGGATGACAGGAACGCAAATATTGATCTCGTTTTCAGAAATGGACTGAAAGATTATGAAGTTCTTCCTCCTCCGGAGGTCTGGGATCAGATTCAGCCTGCTATAAAGGGGCATGCACCGCGTTACATATTTCTTAAGAGTGCTGCAGCCGTAGCTCTCCTTTCTGCAATTAGTTTTTTTGCTTACAGAGCCGGTCAGCAAACTGTAGTTTTTCCTGAATTCAGTTCTGTAGCTATGAATGTTGAAGCTGCTACCCCTGTATTTGTCAGGAAAGAAGATCCTTCACAGGAGATAAAAATAGTTACAGCCCGGCCTGAGATACTGATTGCTCAAAGCAATATTGCCCCTGAATCAGAAAGTTTACAAGCTGGTAACGAAAACGAGGCTCAGTTATTTGATATCTCAAATTTACAGATGGACAATACTCTGTTAACTGACAGATCTTCCCTGCAGCAGGAGCCTGCTTTTATTGATATTGCCGGACTGCCGGCAAGAACATTTGTTGTTGAGGAGATTGAACCGGCTTATATGCCTGATGTTAGTTCTGTTAAGGATACCAAACGATGGTCAATTGGCGCTCTTGCCTCACCTACAGTCAACTCAAGGGTTATTACAAACAAGAACGATCTTACAGAAATGCTTGCCGCATCGGAGAATTCACTTCCGTCTTATTCCGGTGGTGTAGCAGTATCCTATAAACTTAATAAGAGATTTACTGTACAGGCTGGTCTCTATTATTCTTCTCTTGGTCAGAAATTGGAAGGTATAGGCACCTTCAGTGGATTTGAACAATATGATTATACTAAAGGGGCAAACAACTTTGACGTGCTTACCACCAGCGGAATTGTGAAAGGCAATAATTCTGATGTGTTTATGATTGCTCCGGGAAAGGTTGATCGTATCCAGACACTCTATACAAACGATGTATTTGATCCTCTGAAGGCCAATCTTAAGGTTATAAACAATAATTTGTTCCAGAAATTCAGTTTCCTTGAGTTGCCCGTGGTTCTGAGATATAAGTTTGTCGATAAGACTGTTGATCTTAACCTTGTTGGCGGATTATCATATAATATGCTTCTTGATAATTCTGTTTTTACATTTAATGACGGGGAAAAGTATTTTGTTGGTGAAACAGCTGGTCTTAATCCTGTCAGTGTCAGCAGTTCACTGGGGATGGGTGTGGAATACAGTTTTTCAGAGAAACTCTCATTTAACATAGAACCGACATTGAGATATTATATCAATCCGTTTACGAACATGAGCGGCTCAGAATCACATCCGTATTCCTTCGGCCTCTTCTCCGGACTCTCCTATAAGTTTTAA
- a CDS encoding RNA polymerase sigma factor: MTEIKKIIKGCLAGDRRDQELLYRRYASKLYAVCLQYSGNDEEARDILQEGFIKIFEHLDRYKYEGSFEGWMRRITVNTALERFRSRNNLYRVDDIDTIQEPETEPDNYDYAGLEANDLLEIIRELPPKYRMVFNLYAIEGYSHKEISKMVKISEGTSKSNLSRARMILQRRVGSYTGIKKSVANG, from the coding sequence TTGACCGAGATAAAAAAAATAATAAAAGGTTGTCTTGCCGGCGACAGGAGAGATCAGGAACTCCTGTACAGAAGGTATGCGTCAAAGTTATACGCTGTATGTCTTCAGTATTCAGGAAATGACGAAGAAGCAAGGGACATTTTACAGGAAGGATTCATTAAGATCTTTGAACATCTGGATCGTTATAAATATGAGGGTTCTTTTGAAGGCTGGATGCGCAGGATAACTGTAAATACCGCACTTGAGAGATTCAGAAGCAGGAATAACCTGTACAGGGTTGATGATATTGATACAATTCAGGAGCCTGAGACTGAACCTGATAATTATGATTATGCAGGACTAGAAGCGAATGATCTGCTTGAAATTATAAGGGAGTTGCCACCGAAATACAGGATGGTGTTTAACCTTTACGCAATTGAAGGTTACTCACATAAGGAGATCAGTAAAATGGTCAAGATTTCAGAGGGTACTTCCAAATCAAATCTGTCACGGGCCAGGATGATCCTGCAGAGGAGAGTCGGGTCCTATACAGGAATTAAGAAGAGTGTTGCGAATGGATGA
- the lpdA gene encoding dihydrolipoyl dehydrogenase produces the protein MDYDLIIIGSGPGGYVAAIRASQLKMKVAVVERAELGGICLNWGCIPTKSLLKSAQVFDYLTHASDYGISVSGEVKPDFNAIIARSRSVADGMSKGIQFLFKKNNITHVKGFGRLAGNNTVEVEETDGTRKNITAKSIILATGARSKELPNLRQDGKKIIGYREAMILDKQPGSMVVVGSGAIGSEFANFYQSIGTAVTLVEFLPRIVPNEDEEVSKQLERSFKKMKMKIMTDSSVESVDTSKEKCLVTIKTPKGSEVIETDIVFSAVGVTTNLEGIGLEKAGIKTEKGKVVVDDYYRTSVEGVFAIGDIVHGPALAHVASAEGIICVEKIAGMDVDPLDYKNIPGCTYTNPEIASVGLTEAAAKEAGYEIKVGKFPFTASGKASAAGAKDGFVKLVFDASYGELLGAHMIGANVTEMIAEVVVARKLESTAHEIIKAVHPHPTMSEAIMEAAAAAYGEVIHL, from the coding sequence ATGGATTACGATCTGATTATAATAGGAAGCGGACCAGGTGGTTACGTAGCAGCCATCAGGGCTTCACAGTTAAAAATGAAGGTTGCAGTTGTGGAACGTGCAGAACTTGGAGGCATCTGCCTGAACTGGGGATGCATACCAACAAAATCACTTCTCAAGAGCGCGCAGGTTTTTGATTATCTGACTCATGCTTCTGATTACGGGATATCTGTTTCAGGTGAGGTAAAACCCGATTTCAATGCAATTATTGCAAGAAGCAGAAGTGTTGCAGACGGCATGAGCAAAGGGATTCAGTTCCTTTTCAAAAAGAACAATATTACTCATGTTAAAGGATTTGGACGTCTTGCAGGTAATAATACTGTTGAGGTTGAAGAAACCGATGGGACCAGAAAAAATATAACCGCGAAAAGCATCATACTGGCAACAGGAGCAAGATCGAAGGAGCTTCCCAACCTGAGACAGGACGGGAAGAAGATTATCGGATACCGTGAAGCAATGATACTTGATAAGCAACCGGGTTCTATGGTTGTTGTTGGTTCGGGAGCTATTGGGAGTGAATTTGCGAACTTCTATCAGTCAATTGGTACCGCCGTCACTCTTGTTGAGTTCCTTCCCAGGATCGTTCCTAATGAAGATGAGGAGGTGTCAAAACAGCTGGAGAGGTCCTTTAAAAAGATGAAAATGAAGATTATGACAGATTCATCGGTGGAATCGGTAGATACTTCTAAAGAAAAGTGCCTTGTGACTATTAAGACTCCAAAAGGTTCGGAAGTTATAGAGACAGATATTGTTTTTTCAGCTGTAGGCGTGACAACAAATCTTGAAGGGATCGGACTTGAAAAAGCAGGTATAAAAACCGAAAAAGGGAAAGTTGTTGTTGATGATTACTACAGGACTTCAGTCGAAGGTGTTTTTGCCATCGGTGATATAGTGCATGGTCCGGCACTTGCCCATGTAGCTTCAGCTGAAGGTATTATCTGTGTCGAGAAGATTGCAGGTATGGATGTTGATCCACTTGATTATAAGAATATTCCGGGTTGTACCTATACAAATCCGGAGATAGCTTCGGTAGGCCTTACAGAGGCTGCTGCCAAAGAAGCCGGATATGAAATAAAGGTCGGTAAATTTCCTTTTACAGCCTCAGGAAAAGCAAGTGCCGCAGGAGCAAAAGATGGTTTCGTCAAATTAGTTTTTGATGCTTCTTACGGAGAACTGCTTGGTGCCCATATGATTGGAGCGAATGTAACAGAGATGATTGCAGAGGTTGTGGTGGCAAGGAAACTTGAGTCTACGGCACATGAGATTATTAAAGCTGTTCATCCCCATCCTACAATGTCGGAGGCAATAATGGAAGCCGCAGCAGCAGCTTATGGAGAAGTGATTCATCTCTAA
- a CDS encoding metal ABC transporter permease, producing the protein MFQYEFILKGLLGAIFASITAGLAGTYVVSKRMVFLSGGITHASFGGIGIGYFLGFNPVIGAAVFGIMSALGVEYLSVRQKIREDSAIGILWAFGMAIGIIFIYLTPGYTPNLMSYLFGSILTVTNADLIALGIMSLILILYFGIFYRTILYISFDEVFARTYSSYVNIFKYLTTSLIALTIVLNIRMAGVVLVISLLTIPPNIAMLFTRVYLKIVVWSIIAGFVGTATGYVISYFAGIPVGATIIFTLVIIWVVAKIISQLLMKLSSDK; encoded by the coding sequence ATTTTTCAATACGAATTTATACTAAAAGGGCTGCTCGGGGCAATATTTGCGAGTATAACTGCTGGTCTTGCAGGCACTTATGTTGTATCGAAACGCATGGTATTTCTAAGCGGAGGAATTACACATGCCTCATTCGGGGGAATAGGAATAGGATATTTCCTCGGATTCAACCCCGTGATAGGTGCTGCAGTTTTCGGCATTATGTCGGCACTGGGAGTGGAATATCTTTCGGTCAGACAAAAAATCAGGGAGGATTCGGCAATTGGTATTTTATGGGCATTTGGGATGGCTATTGGAATAATATTCATCTATCTGACACCCGGATATACTCCGAATCTTATGAGTTACCTTTTTGGCAGTATCCTCACTGTTACAAATGCAGACCTGATTGCTCTGGGGATTATGTCGCTGATACTGATATTGTACTTCGGGATTTTTTACAGGACAATTCTGTATATATCTTTTGATGAAGTGTTTGCCAGGACCTATTCTTCATACGTAAATATATTCAAGTATCTGACTACATCGCTGATAGCCCTGACAATTGTTCTGAACATTAGGATGGCAGGTGTTGTACTTGTTATTTCACTGCTTACAATTCCGCCAAATATAGCCATGTTGTTTACACGCGTGTATTTAAAGATAGTGGTGTGGTCGATAATTGCAGGATTTGTAGGCACAGCAACAGGTTATGTAATTTCATACTTTGCAGGGATACCTGTTGGCGCGACAATAATATTTACATTGGTGATTATATGGGTAGTGGCAAAGATCATTAGTCAGTTGTTAATGAAACTCAGCTCAGATAAATAG